The Anopheles coluzzii chromosome 2, AcolN3, whole genome shotgun sequence genome window below encodes:
- the LOC125908305 gene encoding uncharacterized protein K02A2.6-like encodes MLNPDEMMEDEEHRRLSQNWGNAGFSNGQQQLQQPLPNSAALPAQPQSQNMAGAPSQQGASTSSPDAGLSQMIQLLQQQMSQQQQLMTQILQYQQQPAAQLLQHPQQPQHPQPPQESSTPTNPELILEALASNISEFRYDAESGATFKAWFERYEDLFLRDASRLDDGAKVRLLGRKLGTVEHARYTSFILPRAPRDMSFDETVEKLTALFGRTESLLSKRYKCMQIAKSCKEDLLTFACRVNRACVDFEFAGMNEEQFKCLILVCGLKEEIDTDMRNRLLARIEEKNDVKLEQLSAECQRITNIKVDSALIANDHGERVFAVKNGGQRSHQQQFYRQQYQPFGQQTQTHPRGNTMYLQKPTNACWSCGGPHWKRECPYKSHVCTDCGRYGHREGYCERANRFQRQDNKRGSTQVATRVVNVNVCNVEARRKYVNVLINGTPVKLQLDTASDITVISEGLWRDVGQPPLMAATVKAKTASQNYLQLKGEFDASITIASRTQQVTIRVARANLFLLGADVVEAFELGSIPMDQFCSNIDAVSTPKSVWEKRFPTVFKGMGLCLKSSIKLEIKEGSHPVFRPKRPVAYAMLQTVDEELDRLEALKVITPVDYSDWAAPIVVVRKANGKIRICGDYSTGLNDILRPHEYPLPLPEDIFAKLARCQIFSKIDLSDAFLQVQIDEKFRPLLTINTHRGLYHYNRLPPGIKIAPAAFQQLIDTMLAGITGVCGYMDDLIIGGMSDKDHDNTLNLVLKRIEEFGFTLRPDKCVFKMCQIKYLGHVIDGRGIRPDPEKISAIQNLYQRQYTSAIPAPTDIAGVRSFLGAINYYGKFVPMMRDLRFPLDNLLKNEKQFKWTTECEAAFKKFKEILSSELLLTHYDPMAEIIVSADASSVGIGATISHKFPDGSVKVIQHASRALTKAEFNYSQIDREGLALVYAVTKFHKMLYGRHFRLQTDHRPLLRIFGSKKGIPVYTATRLQRFALTMQLYDFSIEYVQSGHFGNADILSRLIRNHVKPEREYVIASLSLEEDVRLYAPNLTVIRIVNESA; translated from the coding sequence ATGTTAAACCCGGACGAAATGATGGAGGATGAAGAACATCGACGTTTATCGCAAAATTGGGGAAACGCGGGTTTTagcaacgggcagcagcaactgcaACAGCCATTGCCAAACAGTGCAGCGTTACCAGCTCAGCCACAGTCGCAGAACATGGCCGGAGCGCCATCGCAGCAAGGTGCATCGACCTCGAGCCCGGACGCTGGGCTTTCGCAGATGATTCAACTattgcagcagcaaatgaGTCAGCAACAACAGCTTATGACGCAAATATTGCAATATCAACAGCAACCGGCAGCACAGTTGCTACAGCATccacagcagccacagcatcCACAGCCTCCGCAAGAAAGTTCGACACCGACAAACCCCGAGCTTATCCTCGAAGCTTTAGCAAGCAATATAAGTGAATTCCGGTATGATGCAGAGTCGGGAGCAACATTTAAGGCATGGTTTGAGCGGTATGAAGATCTGTTTCTACGGGACGCTTCCCGACTCGACGACGGTGCAAAAGTAAGGCTCCTAGGACGTAAGCTGGGCACCGTAGAACATGCACGTTATACCAGTTTTATTTTACCCCGCGCACCCCGTGACATGTCATTCGATGAGACAGTTGAAAAATTAACGGCGCTTTTCGGCAGAACAGAGTCTCTACTAAGCAAACGCTACAAGTGTATGCAGATAGCTAAATCGTGCAAAGAAGATCTGCTCACGTTTGCTTGCCGTGTGAATAGGGCGTGTGTCGATTTTGAGTTCGCTGGGATGAATGAGGAGCAATTTAAGTGCCTTATCCTGGTGTGCGGGCTTAAGGAAGAAATCGATACCGACATGCGCAATCGGCTGCTTGCCCGCATTGAGGAGAAGAATGACGTTAAATTGGAGCAACTATCGGCGGAATGCCAGCGTATAACTAATATAAAGGTGGATAGCGCGTTGATCGCTAATGATCACGGAGAACGAGTGTTTGCGGTGAAAAACGGTGGCCAAAGATCGCATCAACAGCAGTTTTATCGGCAGCAGTACCAACCTTTCGGTCAACAAACTCAGACACATCCCAGAGGAAACACCATGTATTTACAAAAGCCAACGAATGCGTGCTGGTCGTGCGGTGGTCCCCATTGGAAGAGAGAATGTCCATATAAGTCACACGTATGCACGGATTGCGGAAGATATGGACATCGGGAAGGATATTGTGAAAGAGCAAATCGATTTCAGCGACAGGACAACAAGAGAGGGAGCACACAAGTTGCAACGCGAGTCGTAAACGTAAATGTGTGCAACGTAGAAGCAAGGCGGAAATATGTGAACGTGTTGATAAATGGAACACCTGTTAAGCTGCAGCTCGATACGGCGTCCGATATCACAGTGATCAGCGAGGGGCTATGGAGGGATGTCGGACAGCCTCCTTTGATGGCAGCAACAGTAAAAGCGAAGACAGCCTCGCAAAATTATCTGCAACTAAAGGGTGAGTTTGATGCATCAATAACCATCGCTTCTAGAACTCAACAGGTAACAATCCGAGTCGCACGGGCCAACCTTTTCCTGCTGGGAGCGGACGTGGTGGAAGCTTTTGAGCTCGGATCAATCCCGATGGACCAGTTCTGTAGTAACATCGATGCGGTGAGTACACCTAAGTCAGTATGGGAGAAGCGTTTTCCGACAGTTTTCAAGGGCATGGGGCTTTGTTTAAAATCGAGCAtaaaattggaaataaaagagGGCAGTCACCCTGTATTTCGTCCTAAGCGCCCCGTGGCTTATGCAATGCTACAGACTGTCGATGAAGAACTGGACCGTTTGGAAGCCCTGAAAGTCATTACTCCCGTGGATTACTCGGATTGGGCTGCCCCTATAGTGGTTGTACGGAAGGCAAATGGAAAAATCAGGATTTGCGGTGATTACTCGACAGGGCTGAATGACATCCTACGACCACATGAGTACCCGCTTCCACTGCCAGAGGACATTTTTGCTAAGTTAGCCCGATGCCAAATTTTCAGTAAGATTGATCTCTCCGATGCTTTTCTTCAGGTGCAGATTGATGAAAAATTTCGCCCGCTGCTAACAATAAATACCCATCGTGGGCTATACCACTACAACCGTCTACCGCCTGGCATAAAAATAGCCCCAGCAGCATTTCAACAACTGATTGATACCATGTTGGCAGGAATAACAGGAGTTTGCGGCTATATGGATGATCTCATAATTGGAGGCATGTCAGATAAAGACCATGATAATACGCTAAATCTTGTACTAAAACGAATTGAGGAATTTGGTTTCACATTACGACCTGACAAATGTGTGTTTAAAATGTGTCAGATTAAATATCTCGGGCATGTAATCGATGGCAGGGGAATACGTCCTGACCCTGAAAAGATTAGCGCTATACAGAATTTATACCAGCGACAATACACCAGCGCTATACCAGCCCCCACCGATATTGCCGGAGTTAGATCTTTCCTAGGGGCAATTAATTATTATGGAAAATTTGTTCCAATGATGCGCGATCTAAGATTCCCCCTTGATAATCTTCTaaagaacgaaaaacaatttaaatggaCAACAGAATGCGAAGCAGCTTTCAAgaaatttaaagaaatactGTCATCAGAGCTGCTATTAACACACTACGATCCTATGGCAGAAATAATTGTATCAGCAGACGCTTCATCCGTTGGAATCGGAGCTACTATTAGCCATAAATTTCCAGATGGAAGCGTTAAGGTTATACAGCATGCTTCACGAGCGCTGACCAAGGCGGAGTTTAATTACAGTCAGATTGATCGCGAAGGCTTGGCCCTCGTTTATGCAGTTACCAAGTTTCATAAGATGCTATACGGCCGTCATTTCAGACTCCAAACAGACCACCGTCCCCTGCTCCGGATTTTTGGCTCGAAGAAAGGCATTCCCGTCTATACAGCTACCAGATTGCAGCGATTTGCCCTGACCATGCAGCTGTACGACTTTTCTATTGAGTACGTGCAATCAGGACATTTCGGGAATGCAGACATCCTCTCGCGGCTTATAAGAAACCACGTGAAACCGGAACGCGAATACGTAATCGCCAGCCTTAGCTTGGAGGAAGATGTAAG